A window of Longibacter salinarum contains these coding sequences:
- a CDS encoding ATPase domain-containing protein, with protein sequence MATPGASRRVPTGIEGLDAILRGGLPRGEVFLVQGTPGTGKTLLSIQFLRAGVENGESCLFISLSQSAEGLRRNVGGAGLSLEGIRVHDDLPVEAPGSVEQEQVIFHDEHVEFDETVRALTEAVERAEPDRVVFDGIGYLRLLVRSAAQYRRQLLALRRFFSSRDITVMLTDDQSVVPGEDVLQSLVYGALLLEQTRTNYGDTRRELHIVKLRGTDHASGTHEFRISTGGLKVFPRLRSHHVSSSEQNEALTSGIESLDNLLGGGLQEGTSCLILGPVGTGKTSLATLYADAAARRNHSSAVFLFDERPEIFVRRSEALGMPITQHVEEGRVSLHAVMSGEITPGEFAYSVSREVRERDVRVVIIDTLTGYLSAMPDQRHLITKIQDLLTYLSRQGVLTILVVAQHGVIGEQSQHQNQLRGPIDISYLADAILTTQHFEIDGALRRAVSVYKKRYGAHERRIRELFIEDGLIKVGAPMTEAVGTLLGHSLEAGTDASDDDT encoded by the coding sequence ATGGCCACCCCAGGAGCAAGTAGACGCGTACCGACCGGAATCGAAGGTCTCGACGCCATCCTACGTGGGGGGTTACCTCGAGGTGAAGTTTTTCTCGTGCAAGGCACGCCCGGGACGGGGAAAACACTTCTCAGCATACAATTTCTACGCGCCGGCGTCGAAAACGGCGAGTCGTGCCTGTTCATCTCCCTGTCGCAGAGTGCGGAGGGGCTCCGGCGCAACGTCGGGGGCGCAGGTCTTTCGCTTGAGGGAATTCGCGTCCACGATGATCTTCCCGTGGAAGCACCGGGTAGCGTCGAACAAGAACAGGTCATTTTCCACGATGAGCATGTCGAATTCGACGAAACGGTGAGGGCGTTGACGGAAGCGGTCGAACGCGCAGAGCCCGACCGAGTGGTCTTTGACGGGATCGGGTACTTGCGCCTCCTGGTTCGGTCGGCCGCTCAGTATCGCCGACAACTTCTTGCGTTGCGACGATTCTTCAGCAGCCGGGACATCACGGTCATGCTGACCGACGACCAGAGCGTCGTTCCGGGAGAGGATGTGCTGCAGAGTCTCGTGTACGGTGCTCTACTACTGGAGCAAACGCGGACCAATTATGGAGACACGCGCCGCGAATTGCATATCGTAAAACTCCGTGGTACCGACCACGCATCTGGTACGCACGAATTCCGAATTTCGACCGGTGGACTGAAGGTTTTTCCCCGTCTCCGATCCCACCACGTCTCCTCGTCCGAGCAGAATGAAGCGCTGACGAGCGGAATTGAGTCCCTGGATAACCTCCTGGGCGGGGGGTTACAAGAAGGAACTTCGTGTCTCATTCTCGGGCCGGTTGGCACCGGTAAGACGAGTCTCGCCACACTCTACGCGGATGCGGCGGCTCGGCGAAACCATTCCTCGGCTGTGTTTCTTTTCGACGAGCGACCGGAAATATTCGTTCGTCGATCAGAGGCCCTCGGCATGCCCATTACGCAGCATGTAGAGGAGGGACGCGTGAGCCTACACGCAGTGATGAGTGGAGAGATCACGCCGGGCGAGTTCGCCTACTCCGTAAGCCGAGAAGTCAGAGAGCGGGACGTGCGTGTCGTTATCATCGATACGCTCACCGGGTATCTCAGCGCGATGCCGGACCAGCGCCACCTGATCACAAAAATCCAGGACCTTCTCACGTATCTCAGTCGGCAGGGCGTCTTAACGATCCTTGTGGTCGCCCAGCACGGTGTCATCGGCGAACAGAGTCAGCACCAGAACCAGCTCCGCGGGCCGATCGACATCAGCTACCTCGCAGATGCCATCCTGACGACGCAACACTTCGAAATCGACGGCGCCCTCCGCCGGGCCGTCTCCGTCTATAAAAAACGGTATGGTGCTCATGAGCGACGAATCCGCGAGTTGTTTATCGAAGACGGCCTGATAAAGGTCGGCGCCCCCATGACCGAAGCCGTTGGTACGCTGCTGGGACATTCCCTCGAAGCGGGCACAGACGCGAGCGACGATGATACATAG